From the Elusimicrobiota bacterium genome, the window TCAGTAAGGTATTTTTCAAAAATCTTAACCCCGTCTAACACATCGCTGTCCGGCATATCGCCATTAACTAGGATCGAACTTATAGCAGCAAGAGTTTCCTTCCGTGCTTTTGAGTCAGTTTCTTTATCCATAAACTTCACTAACGCTTCAAGCGCAATCTTTGTCTCATCACCGGTTACATGGCATAAATCTTCAACTGCCTGCCTGCGGGTAACCAGGTCTTGAGCAGTATTCAGTATCTCAATCAACTCTTTGGATTTTCCCACAAAATGATATGCTTCACTCATTTTTAGAAGTGTGAATGCGTCTTCAATTACAGGACGGAAATACTTTGTCGGCTGCCCTGCGGAATCATATACGCGTTTGACTTTGCCCATAGAAGGATGCATAAACATTTCAGGATTATCCACACCAACTACATCCAGCGTGTAAAACAACACAAACACGCATGCCAATAACAGTGATAGTTGCCAATACTTTTTCATAGATACTACTTCCTCCAAACCATACTATAAATATTTTGGTAATATAACCCTGACTATAAAAATTTCCGCTACTCCTATTATATTAGACTCAAAAACAAACCGTTTTGTTCCCAGCAATTAAAACTTTGCTGTGGTTGACACTCTATGAGTCCCGCCGGTATTCTGTAAATTAAACGGGCTGACATAACTATAATCAATCCCAAGTTTAAACCGGTCATTCAGAGGCCAGAAATAACTCGCACCAAGCGCGATCTCCTGATTGTTTCCCCCTCCGCGTAACGCAATATTCTTATTTGCTAACCAAATTTCTCCGCCTATATGAAACGTCTGGTCTTTTCCCCTGGAACTAAACTCAACACCGGGAATTATCGTTATCCCACCGGTTGTTTTGATCCCTTCAACCACTGCACCGGCACGGATTTCCATCGGTATAGGTTCAGAGATAGACAATCCCATATCCGGTCCGTTGACGTCTTTTATCACCAACCCGAGTGCAAGTTTTTTTAACTTCATCAGGAACCCGACGTCAATACTTATACTACTTTTGGTATTACCCCCGGAAAATACAGGGTCATCTGTCTGTACAAGCACGGAATTGTCGTAGGTAACCTGCATCCATTTAATATTTGCGCCAAACGCCATCTTGCGTTCAACACCTCCAAGATACCTTGCGTATGAAAATATATACTGATCTTCCTTATAAATCTGATGCGATAAATTTGTCCAGCCAAATGCAACGCTTCCGATTTTCTGCATCTTTTGTACATAACCAAAGTAGTTATAAGACTGGAGGTCAATTCCCAAACTTGAATACGGCATTGCATACATAAATGTCCCCTCACGGCCTTCCACTTGCGCGATACCCGCGGGGTTCCATACGGGCGCATTTGCGTCATCGCTTAGCGCGGTGAACACACCACCCATACCAATCGGCCGTGTACCCCAACCAACATTAAGAAACGATGCGTGGCACGTTACAACATACGTACTTACCAGCAACATCATAACCACCAGTTTTGCAATACATTTCATTTTTTACAACATCCTTCCCTTAAATTACCTTGCCACCACAATTGTACCAAAAACTTTACTTTCATTATAACTAAATTGATAAATATATACACCGTTCTCCACAGGCGAACCCGTATCATCAGTTCCATCCCACATATCCGTATCCGTAATTTCCTTTACTTTTTTACCTTTTACATTATAAATTGCTGCAATCCCTCCGGAATCACCGTTAACAACTGCATACTTTGCCGCATCGTTTAATCCCGAGAATACAGCGTAATCATTTTTGCCGTCAGCATCCGGAGTAATAATTTTTTCTCTTGGTTTAAACTCCGCAGCAGTAATTTTTGTACTTCCAACTTCAAATACAGCAAACATGCTGAAATGATTAACTTTGGCAGTAACAATTTTCTTTTCCTTATCAACAATCCCGCCGATATACCGCCACTGAAAACCGTCATACCAGAACATTCTCAGGTTATCTTCACTAACAGTTGAAGCAACGCTGTAATATGCCAAACTTACTTCTACCGGCTGAGCAAACACCTGGCCCGTAGGACCGAATTCGGATGCTACAATCGGCACAGCATTTGTTGTCACCATAAACGCATTATTCACGGCGGGAGGCACTTCACGCGAACTACCAACATTTTCTTGTTTGATAGTAAACAAAACATTATTACTCAAAACCCCGGACGGAACATACAACCTGGTTTCTCCGTCAGTATCATCCCAATCTTCTACTTTAAGAATTCCGCCGTTTGCGCCAAGAGTTTTTTGAGTTAACAGATCAATAGTAATCGTTTGGGTATCGGAAACAATCGTACCATAAAACTCTGTCTCCAAAACAAAATTGAACCTTATCTTAGACGTACCCGCGACGATATCCGTCCCGTCAATGTTTCCTACATACACCGTCCCGTCATTCGTATTTTCGGTACTAAGTTCCAGAGGATTAATATGTTTATTATCAACATGATCATCGACATAATACTCAACACTTTTTTCAAGAACGTCACCGGCATTAAAAATCCGTGCTTTCACCGCTATGGTTTTACCGGTAAGCGTTATTTTTGTGTTATACTCAATTGACGCTATATTTGGCACTGACGACGTTGAATATTTTATTACATAAAGCGTTTCAGGAGCTGACCAGTTATTCGCAACATCTTTTGTGCATATCCTGAAATAAAACGTTTTACCAACAGCAACCGCCGTGGTGGTTTGATAATATGGATTAAGCGTCTCCACTTCTTCCGGAGGTACTCCCACGGAATTTGTTCCCCAATAAATACTGTACCCATCTACCCCGCTGATAGTATCCGTCGCGCCGGACCATTCAAAGTATGGCATATTAGAAGCATTTTGCCAGATAGAATCCGGCACTTCAGTAGTTTTATTAACTCCCGTCCATGCGGTAATATCCGTTGGGTTTTGCGGTGCAATACTATCAGTAACAATCTGAACAACAAAAGTTACCGCTGTGGACCACGCACCCTGATTCCCTGCTTTATCCACTGCACGGGCACGCCAGTAGTATGTGCCATTAGCAATACCCGCAGCAAGTTTGTATTGCGACGAGGCCAACGCTTGCTGGTTTACCACTGTAGCAGCAAATGTATTTGTATTACTCACCTGTAACTGATACACAACTCCACTTGGATCAGTTACATCTGACCAGTCAAACAACGGTGCGGCATATATTGTACTGTTGCCTACAGGAGATAATAATACCGGCACTCCCGGCGGGGTGGTATCTGTTCCGGTACCAAGATTATCGTTATGCGTTAATGAATAATAATCGCATACCGCGTGGTAATACGCTTTCCCGCACTTTGCGCGTCCTATTGTAGATTTAATAATATCCGCGCATTCCGTAGGGTTACTTATAAAATACGTTTCCGCAAGCATTGCTACACACACAGGATCTCGGGTCATAGCAAAATGAAAACCTCTGCCTGTAGCGAGGCATTCTTTTACTCCGCGGGTATCATTTTTTATCTCAGCAAGCAGGGTAGCCAAAACCTTTCCTGCAAAAATCTTACTCTCCCCGGCTTGCGCATTCGAACTGCAATAAAACGTTTCTACTCCATGCGCAGTCGCACTCGCTGAATTGTTATGTACGCAGACTGATACGTTCACGTTATTACTATTAAATATTTGTACGCGGTTAGACAATGACGGCCGTACTGACCAAGTACTTGTCATCACAGCAACTCCGCCGTCATTAACCACGTAGTCACGCATTACAAGGCTTGCTGCCAACGTAAAATCGCCTTCATTACAACACCCTACAGCACCGGGGTCGGGTGTAGTACCTGAATTAATTGAGCCATGCCCTGGATCGATCCCAACTTTTTTCCCGGTTAACGAAGCGTTGACATACGATACTGTCAAACACATATTTAGCGTTAACGCCAAGATTACAATAAACCGTGCCATACTCTTTATTTTATAACCTTTTCTTTGATTAACAGATCTGATAAATAAATATTTCCGGTATTTGAATCAGAATAAATAATTTTTTTGCCATCCAGTGACCACGAAGGTTCGCATTCAACAATATTTTCTGTATTTGTTAACTTCTTAACTTCTTTTGAGTTTGTATCCGCAACATACAGGTCGGAATCCGTGATATTTACTCCATCATCCGCGGTTTTTGCAAAAATAATTAGTTTACTATCCGGCGACCATTTTGGCCAGCTGCCAGAATCTAACACCGTTTCTTTATTTGTCAATAAATCATTAACAATGATATCATCTATTCTCTGGTACACAACTCTTGTTTTATCCGGTGATAATTCAGGGTTATATCCATCAGCCAACTTTTGTTTTTTCCCAGAAGGTAACACCATCCATACTTCGTTATTATCCGTAAAAAACAATTTTTCTCCGGAAGGTATTGTTTTGGATTGAATTTTTTTACCTAAATCAACAGTCACTCCCGTCCCTGATTGCACATACGCAATATTAGTTCCCTGAGACACCCATTCCGGCGGGTAAACATCTATCTCGTATTTACTTACTTGCGTTAATTTACCGGTTGAAATCTCAGCTGTTTTTATGGTGTAGAAAGTATCACGGTTACTATTAATAATCATTGAACGGAAAAGCACAGATTTACCGTCGGGTGACCATTCATACTTATAACCTGCGGAAAGATCGTCCGTTAACTTTTGTATTCCTGTACCATCAATATTCATTGTATATAACCCGCGGTAATGCTCGTTACCAGTAACAACAATTTTTGTGTTGTCCGGTGATAGCGTTGGTGCCGTGTATCCACCGGTATTAATAACCGTTTGAGTATTAACAACACTGATATCTAGCGCCTCAACGATTGAGGTACTCAATAAAACTACAGTTGCTATTAAATATATTTTTACATTTGGTTTCATCAAAAAAATCCTGCTTTACTATTAAACTTACATTGCAACATGCTTGCCAGCATACATAATAACAAACATCCATCTGTATAATATGTTATACACTTTTTTTGTTTGTTTTACAATACTTTTTTAGTGGTTAGTTTATGCTGTCTTTGTATTCTACAAAACATTAATGTGGGAAAGTAAATATGTTTACACATTTGTGTGAATGTCTGTGCTTACCAAGAACTGCTGGTTTATCTCTATTTTGCAACAACAATTGTGCCGGTAACTATTTTTTCATTGTATAAATAACGATAAACGTAAACACCATTTTCTACAGGTGAACCTTCATCATCAGTGCCATCCCAAACTTCAGTTGAAACCATATTTCTAACCTTCTGGCCTTTGATATTGTATATTACAACAATCTCATCCGTGCTTACCGCACCCTGGGCTGATTTAACTGCCTGGCTTAACCCTGAAAAATATGCACGATCATTTTTCCCGTCATTATCTGGAGTGATAATCCGTTCTTTCGGGCGAAAAGTTTCTGCGGTATTGACCGCACCCGTATCGTTTACACTGAAAATACCGAATAAACTAAAATGGTTTACCTTAACCGATACAGTCTTGTCTTCTTTATTAACCATTCCACCGATGTAACGCCACTCAAAACCGTCATACCAAAAAACACGCAGAGTGTCTTCATTAACACCCGAAGGTATACTGTGATAAATAAACGTCAACTCTACCGGGCTGTCAAACAACTGCCCATCCGGCCCAAGGTCGTACGCAACATAAGGCGATATCTGACCTGAAGACAGGTACGGGAACCCCACTGCTTTTGGAACATCACGAGTATTTGCAACATTTTTTGCTGCAACAGAAATCGTTACCGGAATTTTCAATACATTTGCCGGGACAATAACTTTAGTATTCCCGTCTTTATCATCACCGTCACTTACACACACAATCCCGCCGCTAACCGGTACAGTTTTTTCCAGGACTGATACAACAGCTATCGAACTTGTTGATAATAACAGCTGCTGGCCTGAAGTATTCCCTAACCTAACACGGTAATCAATACTTTGTGTCCCCGGAGTTATATCCACACCTTTGATAATAGCTTCATATCTAAGGCTTATCTCCGTAGATACCAATTCCGCTTCCTTATAATGTTCCCAGTCTCCGTTGATACAGTACTCCAGTTTTTTTATGGGGAGATCAATAATATCTTTAATCACAACCCCGACTTCAAGATCTTTTAATACAGTTTCCACAGCGCTTCCCGGAGGAATAATGCTTACCGTAGGCAACGGTACGCTTGTGTACTTAAAAACAAATAACGTTGACGCGCCTGACCAGTTATACGCAATATCCTGAGTCCTCAGGCGAAGATAATATTCTAAATCAGGGACTACAGTATTCGCCGCTACATACGCGCCGGTGGAAACCGTTACAATTATTCCGGGATCCGCAGTGCTTGACGTACCGAAGTAAACACTATACCCGTTAATACCGCTTTCAGTATCCACCGCACCGGACCATTCAAAATACGGTAAGTCAGTTACCGCCTGCCATTGCCCGTTAGGGATCTCCGTACTTTTATCCACTCCACCCCATGAACGGCATTGCGTAGGATTACCCGGAGGTGTAATATCCGTGGTATCCGTTGATGGCGGCATACCAATATATGACAATGTATCCTGACTCTGCACAACACTGATTATTGTTTGTATATACCTATACCCGCTCTTCGTTGCGGATAAAACATAAGCACCTGCTGGAATTGAAGTGAAAACAAAATTCCCGGAGTTATCCGTTACAGTCTGAGAACTGATCCCGGTACCTTGTATACTCACATTAACATTTGGTATCTTTGTCCCGGTGGAAACATTACCCGTTGCAGCGTCATACACGTACCCTAATAACCTTGTGGGTATCACAGGATTAACTTTTACCGTAAAACTTACTGTATTATCCTCAGGGCCGCCTTGCCCGTTGTCACTGAACCACACAGGCGTTGTTGCATCGTATACCAGATTAACGTATTCTGTATAAGTAGTTGAAGTACTAACCACCGGTGCGCGAAGGATAAACGTGAACCTCCCCGTAGAACCTGACACTGTAGTTGCATCTACACCGGTTAAACGGCTGGAACTTATCCAATCAGCAGAATTATAGAACGCGCTCACACGGTTTTTTGTTTGTGTAGTCCCTAACCTCAGGGTAGAACCTGACCAGGTTGATGTACCATCGTTACGGTATTCAATATACCCAGTAGCAACCTCACCTGATTTCAGTGTTGACGGCACACTTTTCCCCGTATAAACAGCTTTGTATTGATAAACCACATCCGGGACTTTATGTAACCAATGATAATACTGATGTGAAGTATCCGTGAGATAAGTATAAGGTTTATTCCAGACACTAGACGAATGCGCAGCTACGCCAACCTTCGCTCCGCTTGAACTGTTGGTGCTAACCACAAGAGTTGCGTGAGTACCGTCCCACCATCCTGTAGCATCGGCATATACCAAAACATCTCCTACTGCAATATTTGCAGGGGGAGCTTTTTTTATGGCAACCCCGCCGTCTTCCCACCCGAAACTTTGCGGAAGGCAACTCATCAATCTCGACGCACCGATTTCCTCTTTTCCACAGGGATACCCTCTGCAATTACCGGCCTTAAGCACAGGATGCCCGCCGGCTAATAAGCATTGAGAAACAAAATCCGCGCAATCGCCGTTATGCGAGGTATACCCGCAATACGAACCCCAGCATGACCATGGCGAGCATGCGTCATACGCGCCAGCACAGGTATGGTTACACGTATCCCACCACTGGTTAGCGTATTTATACGCCGCAGCCGGGCTGTATACTGCGTATGAATGCGTTGCTACACAAAAAAAAGTTATGCACGTAACCACGAACTTTTTCATAGATCAATATTCAACGCCTTAAGTTTATTGTACAACGTCCTGCGGCTAACCCCCAGTTTTTCCGCTGCTTTCTGTTTATTATTATTAACTGACTTTAGTACGTCAAGAATCATCTGGCGCTCAACTTCATCCGACGCATACTTACTTGCGTTACGCAGGTTGGCATTATTCTCATCCACCCGAACATGTGTCTTCACAAAAGTGTCCAAACTCGCGGGGATACGCACGCTTATCTGTAAATGCTGAGGCGTTACTTCGCTCTCCGCCATTAACACTCCACGTTTTATAACGTTCCGGAGTTCACGTATGTTTCCGGGCCAGGTATAACTTTGCAAACTTTCAATTGCCAGCGGTGATAATGTTATGTTCTTAACAAACTCCTTATTAGCTTCATCCACAAAGTATTGCGCAAATATCGGGATATCCTCTTTCCTGTCACGTAACGGCGGGATTTTGATGACAAACTCCGTGATACGGTAATACAAATCTTCACGGAAGAAGCCTTTTTTTACAGCGTCTTCCAGTATAACATTTGTCGCAGTAACTACGCGGACATCCACATCAATTGCTTGTTTCCCCCCGAGATGCTGGATCTTGCGTTCCTGTAATACACGTAATAGCTTTGCTTGTGTCGGTAACGGCAGGTTGCCGATTTCATCAAGGAAAAGTGTCCCTCCATTTGCAAGTTCAAACTGCCCGAGTTTACGCCTGTCCGCTCCCGTAAACGCGCCTTTCTCATACCCAAAAAGTTCGCTCTCAACCAGCGTATCCGGCAACGATCCGCAGTCCACTGCAACAAACGGGCGGTCTTTCCTTGGGCTGTACTGATGTATAAGATGCGATATAACTTCTTTCCCTGTCCCGCTTTCTCCTTGAAGCACAATAGTGAGGTTGGTATTCGCCACTTCCTTTACCTGCTGAAGAACAGTTTTCATTACCATACTTTCCCCAAGCACTATCTGGCGTTGATGCTTATCCTGCACCTGCTGGCGGAGAGCTTCCATCTCGCGGTTCATTTTCTGCGCTTTCAAAGCTTTATCAATAACCATGATAAGTTCTTCATTATCAAACGGTTTATTGAGGTAGTCATATACACCGAGTTTCATTGCCTGTACCGCTGACTTAACATCGCCATGGGCGGTAAGGATTACTATTTGAATGGTATCATCATGTTTTTTTATACGTTCCGCTACCTGCATACCGGACATATCCGGTAATTTGAGGTCCTGTAATACAAGGTCAGGAATATGTTCATTCAGGCGGTCAAGCGCAGCCTGGCCGTTTGGCGCACGGAAAACATTATGCCCCTGGTCTTTTAATATCTCAAGCAGTATCAAAGCTAACGTATTATCATCTTCAACTACCATAATGTTCGCCATGTTTTTTACAACTCCTTAACTCTTCTACTTATTCCTTTTTTCATCTTCCTTTTTCAATGTTTGACGGTAAAGATTAGCGGTACGGCGTGAAATCCGTATCCCAAATTTATCAAACATTCTACGCGTAAGTTCTATGTCCGTGATACCCCACCGGCTGTCCTCCAATATTTGCCGCGCAAGTAATTGTTTGCGCTGTCGCGGGTGCGGAAAAAAATCTTTCAGCGGTACTTCATCACCCCACGGGGTATCAACACTCCGCCCGTTGATCGTACGGCAAATAATACTGGTACTTAAACCCAAATCTTCCGCGAGGTTGCGCTGCGTATATGGCTGGAGTTCATCATAATTGCGTGAAGATAAAAAATTGTGCTGTACTTCTATTATCCTTTGAATTATACGGTAAAGATTATCCTTTCTGCAGTTGATAAGTTCAAGGTTACGCACAAACTGTTTTAACCGTTTAGCTTCCTCGGGAGTTAGCACCCCAATTTTTTTTGCAGCTTCAAGCTGCGCATAGTCTATCTTATACTTCCCGCGGATATATCGTGTTGAGAAAAAACCGATATTATACTGCCCGGGTACCACGCCTTCCTCAATCGAAGCAACTTTGTTATATCTAACCTCCGGCGCTGAAGGTAAAGACGAAGGATGAAAAAATTCGGAATGAATCGAAATTTCGTCAATAACAGTACTAATTTTTTTTACTTTATCTACCTCGATACCGAGTTCGGCCGCTATTTCGTCATAGTTGAGCATGCTGTGGTTATACAAAAAGTACTTCTTAAACTTTTCAATTCCCAGTACCTGTATCAATTTAACAACTTCATCTTTTGAGGATAGTACGGTTTCGACATCTACATTTTCAGCGTCTGAACTAATTTCTTCCTTGAACTCAAAATACGCTTTTGCCATCTGTGTCCCGGGTAAACGTTCAAACGTTATCGGCGGTTTTGATTTAGTATCGGCGGGTTTAACTAATTTCTGGAAAATACTATCATTTTCGGTTGTACGTACAAGTTTGGAAAATTCATCTTCTGTAAGATCCAGCATACCGGAGAGTTCGGCTGCTAGCAACATTTTTGCCATTGGCAAAACATCAAGCCGTTGTACAAGTTTTCCATGTTGCCTGTCTATCATAACAACCTATCAAACCCCTTGTTTCTGTGAGAATATAAACCCCAAAACAGTGTAAACATTATTTTACATTTTGGAAGACAGGGTGTCAATGCGTATTTACATATTAATCAGTGTGTAAACCTATTTGCAAATACAGGGGAGAATGTTTCAATTAAACAGTATCTTTATTACATCGCCTTCTTTAACAATATAAGTCTTCCCTTCCGCGCGGATCATACCTTTCTCGCGTAAAGATTTCTCACTGCCTTCACTCATCAACTGGCTATACGCATAAACTTCAGCACGGATGAAACCTTTCGCCATATCAGTATGAATTTTACCCGCGGCATCCACTGCCTGTGTCCCTACGGGGATTAGCCACGCACGGATTTCAGTACCTACCACCGTAAAGAAAGTTACAAGCTTTAACAACTCTTTTCCTGCAGTAACCACGCGGTCAATCCCGGAGGTTTTATCAACCCCGAGTTCCGCACGAAAACTTTCTTGTTCCGCAGGATCAAGTTCCGCGAGTTCAAGTTCAAGTTTGACATTAACCGCCACTATTACGTTAGCACCTGGATATTTTTGTTTTATCTCGACTTCCAACTTTTTGGCAGTATCGTTGTCTTCCACGTTTAAGATATAGAACACAGGTTTTAGTGTCAATAAATTATGCGGCTGCATTAATGGCAACAACTCTTCCGTTGCAGTCCGCGCGGTATTCCCCGCAGCGAGCCATTCCCGTACTTTCTCAAGCCCTTCCTGTTCCTCCCGTGCCTGCGCATTACCTGCTTTTGCTAGCCCATGAATTTTTTCACGCCGGCGGTCTATGAGTTCAAGGTCGGATAGTACAAGTTCAGTGTCCACCACCGCAATTTCTTCCACCGGGCTGACCTTCCCCAGGACGTTGACTACGGACTCTGTTGCGAACCCGCGGAGTACCTGAGCTAAAGCGTCAACTTCACGGATATGCGCCAAAAACTTATTCCCCAACCCCTCTCCTTTACTTGCGCCTTTCACCAAGCCCGCGATATCGACAAACTCAATCACCGCGCTTGTGGTTTTATCGGGTTGAAACATTTGTTTTAGTGTATCAAGCCGCGGGTCAGGGACATTGATTATCCCGACATTAGGCTCAATTGTGGTGAACGGAAAATTTTCGGCGGGTACATTCGCGTGAGTAAGAACATTAAACAATGACGACTTCCCAACGTTTGGCAGGCCAATAATACCGAGTTTCATATTTTTATTTTTTTCTCCCTCAATGTTTTATTAAATAATTACCAGGTTATCACGGTGAACCGCTTCATCGTAATGCTTATAACCCAACACCTTTATTATCTCCGCTGATTTTAAGCGTTTAATCTTTTGCAGTTCCGTAGAGGTATAGTTCACCAGCCCGCGGGCAAGTTCTACCCCGTCTTCCGAGGTAATACTTACCATATCACCGATCTCAAACTCTCCCTCAACACCTGTAATCCCTGCGGGTAACAAGCTTTTGTTTGACTCGCGTACCGCACGGACTGCTCCGGGATCGAGCACAATTTTTCCCTGGGAATGCATACCAAACGCAATCCAGCGTTCCCGCGCTGACATCCCGCCGGTAGCAGCCGGGATAAACCGCGTACCTATGCGCTCACCTGCAATAATTTTTTGTAAATTCCCTGTGATAGTACCGTTTGCGATGCTAAGCGTTATCCCTGCAGTAGTAACAATCTTTGCAGCATTAATTTTTGTGCGCATCCCGCCGATACCGTACTGGCTGCTCCCGTGGTTACAGGAAAGTTTTTCTATAGTTTCGTCGATAGTGCATACTTCAGGAATAAGCTGCCCTTTTTGTTTTTGCCCGTAGTCAGTGTATAACCCGTCAACATTGGTTAGGATGATTAGATGTTCCGCATCAATTTTTGTGGCAACTATGGCGGCAAGGGTATCGTTATCCCCGAACTTGATTTCATCAACTGCGATCGTATCATTTTCATTGATGATAGGTATCACCCCGGTGTTCAACAATGTAGTCAACGTATTCCTCGCATTGAGATACCTCCCCCGGTCTTCCATATCCTGGCGGGTAAGCAGTACCTGTGCGGCAGTAATACCGTGTTTCTCAAACTCAGTGATATACACGTGCATCAACCGTGCCTGCCCAACTGCCGCAGCGGCTTGTTTTTCCATCAACGATAACTCTTTACGTTTTTTTCCTTGCGCGAATATGTCGCAACCCGCGCTGATCGCGCCGGAGGAAACAAGAATGACTTCAGTACCTTTTGACATACACACCGCAATGTCTGAGCATAATTGCCCGATTTTTGCGTTGGCAATTTTCCCTTCCGCGTCGGTAAGGATTCCCGTCCCGGCTTTTACCACGATCCGTTGTTTGTTACTCATAAAATTTCCTTAGTAGTTATTGTTACCGTCGAAATCATTATACATTCCACCGGGTTAATTTTCAAGGTTAAAGTAGGCCAATTCCCGAAATCCCCTCCCCGAATACTTATTTTTATTTACATACAGCTACTTTACCGGTTTTTACTACTTTACCATCAATCTTCAATTGGTAAATATATATGCCACTTGCAACTTCGTTATAATTATTGTTTGTCAAATCCCAGGTTATCTTATATTCTCCACCATTGTTTAAAACTTTTATTAGTTCCCCGGAAATATCATAAATGCTTATGTCACAATTCTTAACATTCATATTGTCGAATACTACCCCGTGGTATGTATCACTGTTTTTTTTTACAGGATTGGGATACACCTTAATATTATCCAGTGGTTGTGCTATAAAGGCGCCCACACTCCAGTCCGACCAC encodes:
- the ychF gene encoding redox-regulated ATPase YchF is translated as MKLGIIGLPNVGKSSLFNVLTHANVPAENFPFTTIEPNVGIINVPDPRLDTLKQMFQPDKTTSAVIEFVDIAGLVKGASKGEGLGNKFLAHIREVDALAQVLRGFATESVVNVLGKVSPVEEIAVVDTELVLSDLELIDRRREKIHGLAKAGNAQAREEQEGLEKVREWLAAGNTARTATEELLPLMQPHNLLTLKPVFYILNVEDNDTAKKLEVEIKQKYPGANVIVAVNVKLELELAELDPAEQESFRAELGVDKTSGIDRVVTAGKELLKLVTFFTVVGTEIRAWLIPVGTQAVDAAGKIHTDMAKGFIRAEVYAYSQLMSEGSEKSLREKGMIRAEGKTYIVKEGDVIKILFN
- the proB gene encoding glutamate 5-kinase, which produces MSNKQRIVVKAGTGILTDAEGKIANAKIGQLCSDIAVCMSKGTEVILVSSGAISAGCDIFAQGKKRKELSLMEKQAAAAVGQARLMHVYITEFEKHGITAAQVLLTRQDMEDRGRYLNARNTLTTLLNTGVIPIINENDTIAVDEIKFGDNDTLAAIVATKIDAEHLIILTNVDGLYTDYGQKQKGQLIPEVCTIDETIEKLSCNHGSSQYGIGGMRTKINAAKIVTTAGITLSIANGTITGNLQKIIAGERIGTRFIPAATGGMSARERWIAFGMHSQGKIVLDPGAVRAVRESNKSLLPAGITGVEGEFEIGDMVSITSEDGVELARGLVNYTSTELQKIKRLKSAEIIKVLGYKHYDEAVHRDNLVII